The Streptomyces noursei ATCC 11455 sequence ACCGCCGCCCGGGACAAGGCGCGCGCCGCCATCGAGCGCGCCCGCGCGGCAGTCCTGGCTGTCGAGCCGCGCGCCGAGCAGATGCGCGGCACGTACGTCCCCGCCACGGCCGAGGAGATCCGGACGGCGGCCCGCGCGTACATGGCCACCATGGGCACGCCCGACGAGCGTGCCGCCATCGAGACCGGCACGCCCAGCATCCGCGTGGACTGCCGGCCGGTGCTGCCGACCGGGAAGCAGGTGTTCGTCCGGATCACGGCGGTCGTCGACTCGCCCATGGGCCGTATCCCCGCGCACCCGCCCCTGATCGTGCGCATCGCCCGGCTCGACGGCCGCCTGAACGCGGCGGACAACGCCCGTAAGGCCCTGAACCACTTGTTCCGCGTCGAGGTCCCCGTCGAGTACGCCGGACTGAGCCAGGTCTGATCCCGCACCGTGGCGCCGCCCGGCGATCGGGTCGGGCGGCGCCCCCGCGGCCCCGTACGCGCCCACGTGCGTGTGACCGGTTCAGAAAGTCCAGAAACCGCGTCTGTTCGCCCTGCTGGGCGGCGACGTTAGCCGGGCCTGCCCGGCGCAATCCCCGGCGAGAGCAGGCCGGTACCCGAAGGAGAGGAACACCTGATGAGCAGCAGCGAGCAGCAGGCGGCGTACGCCATGCGGATGGTGAACGGCGGTACGCCGGAGCGCATCGAGTTGGAGGCGGCGCATCGAGCGGTAGAGCCCGACAAGCACGGCGAGGGGGGTGTGCGGCAGTCCCAGGTGGGGGAGCTGCGCCCGGCCGTGAGCGGTGAAGGTGCGGAGCTGGACGCGGTGGGAGTCCTGCCGGAGTACGCGCAGGACCCGGGCGTTATCGCAGCGATAGACATCCTGCGGGCGGCCGAAGTTCCGGTGGCCACGGTTCCCGGTCGCAAGATGCTGTACCGGGAGTGGCACAGCCCGGAGGGGCCGCAGGGCGCGTTCATGTGGCCCGGGGCGGGGCGGACGCTGGAACTCTTCTGGTTCATCGACGGTGCGCAGGACGAGCGGGGCATGAGGTCCCGTAAGTCGCGGACCGTCCGCACCGCCCGGAACTCTGCTCTCGACACCGTCGCCGCCGCGTTCGTTGAGGCAGGCTGGAAGGTGTGGCGGGTGGAGAGCAGCAACACGGCGACACGGCGCGCCCTGCGGGTGGACGTGACGCCCCCGCTGGCCGAGAAGCCGCAGGCCAGTTCCTGACCCTGCCCAGTGCCGTCTGGCCGAATGAGGCGGCGGCGCCCTCACCACCACCGCGCCGTCGACGTCGGACGTACCTGGCTGAGCCCCGGCCGTCCGGCCGTACCCGAGCCAGATCGTGCCCCGGGTACGGCCCCACCCCAGCACGCCACACCTCAACCAACACCATCCACCTCCAGGATGTCGGCCGGCGGCCTGCCGTAGAGGCGGCCTCGAAGCCGACCGCGGAGGGCGTCACGTACGGAGCCTTCCGGGACGAACTGACCGTCCCGCACGTCGACGAGTGCGACGACGACTGCTCCTCCTGCCGGGAGAACAACATCATGACCGCTTGGCGTGAACGCCAGACCGTCACCGAACTGCCGCCCGTTTCGGGCATCTTCAGCAGCATGCTCGCAATGGAGGAACGAAAGGTCTGGAAGGTCGAGGACGCCGGCCACGTGTTCACCGTCCAGGGCCAGCCGAATGAGGACCCGCAGCGAGCCGCCTTCTACGTATGGGAGGGGGAGAGCATCGAACTCATTCCGGCCGACGAACTCGTGTCCACCTTCTCTCTGGACCGGGCTCAGTTCTTCATCGCACGCCTAGTGCACAAGGACGACTTCAAGGACTTCGACTGGCTCAATAGGGAAGCCGCCTTCATGGCCGAGTCCGACCCCTGGACCACCGAAGTACCGGACGGCGAAGGAGTCTGGGAATTCACCTTCGACTTCCCCAACGACCCTGCACGAGGCCGGTACTCCTACGTGGCCGACGGCGAATTCTCGTACGCGCGTGAGGTGGCCATCACCCACTTCATCACTGATCAGGAAGCTGACCCGGTCGATGCCCGACTGTGTGAGTGGAACGCGGGCGTACCCACCGGCCTCTACGGCTGGAACGACGTTCGGAAGGCCACCACCTGCTGACTGCTTCGGCGCTCCGCGTCAGCGACGTGGAGTCGCCGTGGCGGCCAACAGGCGCCCGCAACGAGGAAGGAGAAGAGCATGCAGTGTGGCTTCAAGGGGTGCACGAGCACCAACTTCGAGATGGCGCCCGTTGTGTTCATCGACGTCGATGCATCCGACACGCCCACGTTCGAGATCCGGGGTATCGGAGGGGATCTCCTCAACCGCGTATGCGCGAAGTGCGCGAGCGAGGTCGACGGTTCGGATACAGAATTTGATAAGGCAGTTCGGAATTTTCTCGGAGAGCTGCAAAACAAGCTGAGTGGCGATCTCGAACTGTTGCCCAAGGTGTACCCCGACGGAACCCGGATCGACGGAAATTCCGTTTCCACCGACGCGTAGGACAAGACGAATTCGACGGCGGGCCGCTCCCTTCGGGGAACGGCCCGCTTTTGTGTCCGGTAACCCCCGGCAGAAGGAGGATCCGAATCACCATGAAGTACACGACAAAGGCGTGGCTTAGTACCACCGCCACCGAGATCGAGATCAAGCAGGATACCCGCCCAACCTGCGGGGGATTTCCGGGTGACGAGGCGCGCTGCATCATGCGACCGGATCACGTCGTGACGTACACGGTGAACCGTACAGGGATTCCCGGCCTCGGCGAGCGCAGGAACGAGTTCGCTTGCTACCAGCACCTTCACCCCATTGTCCTGCACGCCGAAGAAATGGCGGTCGCAGGGCACGCCTCGATCACGGCGTACAAGGAAGGCTGACCGTGGCCCGCAAGCGACCCAAGATCAATCAGAGCATCGTCGAGATGCTGGAGGAGGCGGAGAAGACCCTGTTGGACGTGCTGATGAAACACGACCCGACGGTCACCGAAGCTCCCGTCAATACCACAGAGATCACCAAGGATCTGCGGCGCCTCAAGTACTACGCCCTCGGAAAACTCGAACTCGCCTTGGAGGAGATCAAGGGGGAGGAATCGAACTGAACCACCCACGCCGTGAACCAGACGGATTCGACGCAGCCCCGGCCGGAACATGGCCGGGGCTGCATTGTGCCCGGTACTCCGCCAGCTGAACCAAAAGGATGCAGAAGTGAGCGACTACTCCGATCGTGCAGCACATGGATATGACGGCCCGCAGGGGCAACAGGACCAGACAGATATTGCGCCGGTGTTGGTGTCGGCGGAGGGGGCCGAGGTGGCTGGGGTGGACATGGTGGCGCAGGCGGTATCGGATGGCGCCCCGCGGAATCTGGGGTCGTTGGGGCGTAAGGCGCAGGCGCGGGGGTGGGAGTGCTCCGTGTGGCGTGACAGTGCGCGGTGCTGGCGTCTGGTGATGAAAGGGTTGTGGCTGGCGCCGGATGGGCGTGGTGATCTTCAGATGACGGATGTGGTGGCCGAGGCTGTGTGGAACGGCAGTCGGTGGGGGTCGGGGACGATGGGGTGTGTGGAGCCCGATGGTTCCGTGACGGTGGTGCACTCCGGCTGCGGGTATCGGGACATGCTTGCCCGCGTCCGAGATGAGGCATGGACGCTGGTGGACCGCACGGGGGAGCGGGAGCAGCGTACGGCGCAGGGGCGGGACGCTGGCCACTGGTGTGAGGTGGCTGGGGAGCGTTCGGCGGATGCGGCGGGGGCGCTGGAGCGGGCGCAGGTGGCGTTGGATGCGGTGACCGCACGGCGCGGCGAGGCTGCGTGGGTGGCGCAGGCGGAGTTGGAGGGGGGCCCGCATTACCGGGCGGCGTATCGGATCGCGTGCCGGGCTCGGGATGTGGTCGAGGCGCTGATGTTTGATGTGTCGGACACGGAGGCTCGCGGCCTGGTGCCGGATGCGCGTCGGGCGTTTGAGATGGCGCGGCGTGTGGCCCGGCTGGCGCAGTTGGCCGTGGACGCGGCCGACCGTTTGGAGAAGGCCCTGTTGGCGCCTGAGGCGGATGAACTGTTCGCTCCGTTGCTGGCGGCCGCTCAGGCCGAGGTGGCGCGGCGGGACGCCGAACGTCTTGCTGCCGCTCCGGGTATGAACCTGGAGACGTTCCTCGGGCAGGTGCGAGGGATCCTCTCCGAGTACGTGCGCCGGTACGCGGATGCTCCGGCATTTGTGGGGGTGGCGCGTGAGCAGTGGGGCGCGGTGTTCGACGCCGAGCGCGAGCGACGGTTTGAGCAGTCCACGGCGGAAGGTGAGGTGTGGGAGGGGCTGTGGGATGCGCGGGACCGCGCGGTAATCGAGCTTGCGGGGGCGGCGGGGCATGAGGAGGTGGCGGAGGAGGGGCGTGCGCTGGACGTTCCGGGCGCCAGGGTGCGGCGCGGTGAGCGCGGAGACATGGTGGCTGCCGCCTGGCGGGCTCTGACCGGCAGCCGGATCGGGATGTACACGCTCCGCCCGTGGCGGGATATGCGGGCTTTGGAGGCAATGCTCCGGGACGGCCGCGTGCCGGCCGGCCCTGAGGCGGCCGAGTTGCGACGGGCGTTGCTGCTGATGGTGGCCGAACGGAATCGGAGCGAAGCACGCCGCCAGGCCCGGGTCGTAATGGAGAAGTGGGAGCAGCGGCGTAGCGAACAGCCGTTGGCGGTGAACGTCGTGGCGCGCGGCTGGGCGTTGGCGGCTGGGTGCGGGCCGGTGGAGACGTACCGGCGGGAGTTGCGGGCGGGGTGGGCGCGGATCACATGGTTCAAGGCAGCGTTCCCGTGCCCTGTGGTGCGGGTGGAGGGGCGTCGGGTGGTGGTGACGCCGGTGGGTGCTGATGTGTCGGCGGGGATGCTGGCGCACCGTGCGGCGCAGGTGTGGGCGTCAGCGGCTGCCGCGCCGATGGGCGAGGAGCACGATCCGACGTTCCCGCGGTGGGTGTCGTCTTCTAGCCGGGAGATTGAGTGGGGGGTTCGGCAGCGCGAGAAGCGGTCGGCTGTGGAGCGTGAGGAGGCGGCGGCGAACGCCCGGGCCGAAGCCACGCTGCAGGTAGGGGCTTGGCTGGGCGAAGTGGTGCCGGGGGCGGTGCTGGGGTCGGTGGAGGTTGCGGCGCCGGTGGAGCGCAACGGCCACGAAGGACTGATCGAGTACCACGAACAGCGTGGTGGGGAGGGTCCGTTTCGGGTGATGTGCAGGTGCCCCGGCATGGGGACCAGGGGGCAGTTCATGGACGGTGATCGGGTGCTGCGTTTCGCTACCGCGCAGGCTGCGCGGGACGCGTTCGCCGAGCACGCCGCGCCGGCTCCCGTGGCCGGTCCCGAAGGCGCGGCGCCGGGTGTGATGACCGACCGTGAACGCGCCAACGTCCTCCGGTGGCAAGCCCGTCTCCCCGAGGTGCTCCGCGCTATCGACGCAGGCGCCGTGAAAGTCACGACGTCGGGCAAGTGGCGCATCCGTAAGGGCGCCCCGGTCCTGCTCAGGGATATGGGGTGGGCGACCGGTCACGGACTGGCAGGGATCACGGTTCCTGAGGATGACGCCGCGCCGCTGTCTGTGGAGTTGACCACCAAGGGACATGAGGCGTTGGCGGTGTGGGACGCACACCAGCCTCCGCAACCGGGCCCCGAGCCGGCTCCACAAGGGGCGCCGAGGGTGGACGTGGCGAGGTGTAAGCGCGCGGTGATCAACGCGGCCGGCGGTGCTGCTACGGCGGTCCTGCGGCTGACGGACGGCCGGTGGAAGGAACTTCACGCGGTGGACCTGACGCCGCCTGGGGAGGCCCGGTGGTTCGTGCGCGGTGCGATGGATCCCGGTGCGGTGAAGGCGGCGAACGCGGCGCTTGCCTCCTTGGGGCTGGTGGCCGAATGGGGGGATGCCGGGTACGACGGGCCGTTCAAGGGCCGCACGGCACGCCTGTCTGCCGCACCTGAGGTGAAATCGGCCCCTGAGCCGGCTCCGGTCCCGGTGCGGGCGGAAGCGGTGGTCACGGAAGACGTGGACGCCGCGCGGTACGACCTGCCCACGGGGTACGTACAGCTGCGGCAGGTGGCGCAGCAACAGGGCTGGTCGTTCCGGGCGCACCCGGGGATCGTGGTCAAGGCTCCGGATCGCGATGCGGTCCCGGCACCCGAGGCGTCCGAGGAAACCAGCGAACCTGAGGAGACCGAGGGGCCGCAGTCGACGGCGCCGGCCGGGCCAGGCCGCCAGGCAGTCCCCCTCCACGCGTTCGCCGGCGCCCCGTCAGATGAGCTGATCGCGCTTGGGTGCGTGGTGACAGGCGCCAACGAGGGGGGCCGGTGCGACATCTGCCACGGCCGCTTCGGTCTCCTCATCGAGGGAGAGCAGGACGGGACACGGTTCCAGGCTGACCGGTGGTGCCTTGGCCGGTACACCGACGCGCCAGCCCAGGCTGCGCAGATGGGCGCGGACGATCACGAAGATCTGGCGGTGGCCTTCGCCGGTCGCACTTGGGGCGAGATCGTGGAGAGCAGCCGGAAAGCGTCGGCCGCGCAGCGGGAATGGGTGCACCTTGAGCGCATGGCGTATGTCGCCTGGTGGGTACGCGCCATCCCCGCCGATGCCATGGACACCCCCGCGGTGGGATGCGGCGAGGAGATGACCCGGACTGGGGAGGCGGACGGGTACGCGTCGATCATGACCACGGCATACGGCCACACGTACCGCATCGAGACCAACCACCGGCTGAAGAAGCCGTTCGTGGTCAAGAACGGCGACGGCAGGAAGGTGGGCGCGGCGTCGGACCGTGGCAACGTGTGGGCAATGGTGCGCCAGGACTCCGAAACGCGCATGCTGGCTGCCGCAGACGACCACGTGCAGCGCGCCCTGGTGGGTGCTCCGCAGGGTAAGTCGGATGAGGGCTGGGAGATCACCTACGGCGGATGGCAGTCGTACGGGATGGAGCGGTACGGGGAACAGTTCGTGGTCTGGGAAGGGCCCGGGTACGGCCACGATCCCAAGACGCGGCGGCTGGTGGGGATCGCCGACAGTAAGCCGGCGGCGCATCAGTTGGTGGTGCAGGCGTACAACGCGACGCGGGCGCGCCTGGCGGAGTTGGCAGAGCAGGACCGTAAGGCGCGGGAAGCGGTCAAGGTTCCCGAGGCGGGAGCGGATGACGCGGCGGAGGTAGTGACTCCCATTCCTGCACACTCCCCCGGCAGCCACTGCGGGGACGATGAGCACGGACCCGTTCGAGATGCTGACAGCGGCGTTGAACGCGTTGGCCGACCGGTGGGCGACGGCGCCGAAACCGAAGACGGGGACGAGGGCAGCGAGATGCTTCCGGCCGACCCCGAGACCGGCGCACCGGAACAGTCCATCGCCGAACGTGAGCGGTGGTACCCGGACTACATGGACGCGGTGGGCATCGTTCCGCGCCTGGGATGGTCGGAGAAGGTTGCCGAGGTAGCCGGATGGGCGGCCGCGGGACGGCTGACCATGGACACCGACGGGGTGGTACGGCTCGATGGAGGCCGCGCGGTGAGCGGGCCTCGGGTTCGGCTGTTGGCCACCGGCGGGTTTGTGCGGCTCCCCGTGCAGGGGCACTGCGGGCCGGTCCAAGCCACAGCAGACGGGAAGCGCGCAGCGTACCTGGCGACGCTGCACACCTCCGGGTGGCTTTGTTCATGAGTCGTGACGGCGGTTGTACACGGGTTCTGGAGGCGCCCGGTTCCACGGTCGGGTGATGTTCACGAGTTTTGACGGCGGTGGGGGGCTTGCCAGGACAGCATCGGGGTGTTTCCGGTGAAAGGTCCTGGTCATGCCGCAGATGTCGAAGGTCGAGCTGTACGCGGCGATCCGGCGGGACCACCGGGCTGGCCTGGCGATGCGGGAGCTGGAGCGCAAGTACAACGTCGGCTGGCGGACGGTGCGCAAGGCTCTGGACTCGGCCTGGCCGGAGCCGCGCAAGCCGCTGCCGCCGCGGCCGTCGGCGCTCGATCCGTACAAGGCGGTGATCGACGGGATCCTGCGGGCGGACCTGGACGCGCCGCGCAAGCAGCGGCACACGGTGACGCGGATCTTTCACCGGCTGGTCGAGGAACACGGCGCCGAGGTGTCGTATCCGATGGTCAGGCGGTATGTCGCCGACCGGAAGCCGCAGATCGCGGTGGAGGCGGGCAAGGCGCCCATCGAGGCGTTCGTCCCGCAGACCCATCCGCCGGGGATGGAGGCGGAGGTCGACTTCGGTGACGTGGCCGTGCGGCTCGCCGGCGAGCTGGTGACCTGCTACTTGTTCTCCTTCCGCCTGTCGTATTCCGGCAAGGCCGTCCACCGGGTGTTCGCCTCCGCCGGCCAGGAAGCCTTCTTCGAGGGCCACGTGCACGCGCTGCGGACGCTGGGCGGTGTCCCGCGGGGGCGGGTGCGCTACGACAATCTCAAGGCCGCCGTCGCCCAGGTGCTGGGACTGAGCCGGGCCCGGGTGGAGACCGACCGGTGGATCGCCTTCCGGTCGCACTTCGGCATCGAGAGCTTCTACTGCCGCCCCGGCATCGACGGCGCCCACGAGAAGGGCGGGGTCGAGGGGCAGATCGGCTACTTCCGCCGCAACCACTTCACCCCGGTGCCGGAGGTTTCCTCGCTGGCGGAGCTGAACGAGATGGTCGAGCAGTGGGACCTGCACGACGGCCGGCGCCGGATCGGCTCGCGGCCGCGGACCATCGACGAGTACTTCGAGCTCGAACGGCCGCTGCTGCTGCCGCTGCCGGAGGAGCCGTTCGAGACCGGGCGGGTGTTCACCCCCAGGGTCGACCGCTACAGCCAGATCACCGTCCGCACCAACCGCTACTCGGTGCCCGTCCGCCTGATCGGCAAGCGGGTCCGGGTCGTCCTGCACGCCTCCCACCTGGTGGTTTACGACCAGAATGTGGAAGTCGCCCGGCATGAGCGGCTGATCGCCAAGGCCGGCTGCCGCCTGGAGCTGGACCACTACCTCGAAGCCCTGATCCGCAAGCCAGGCGCCTTCCCCGGCGCCACCGCCCTCGAACAGGCCCGCTCGGCAGGCAAGTTCACCCCCGTCCATGACGCCTGGTGGGCCCAGGCCCGCAAGGTCCACGGCGAGCGGGACGGCACCCGGGCCCTGATCGAGGTGCTGCTGCTGGGCCGGCACATCCCGCACGAGCACCTGGTCGCCGGGCTGGCCACCGCCTTGCGGGCCGGAGCCCTGACCGCGGACGCGGTCGCGCTGGAGGCCCGCAAGGCCGCCCAGGCCGAGGACGAACCACCGGCCACCGGTCCGGGACCGACGCCAGGAAACGTGACGTTCCTGCACGAGTGGCGTCTTGCCCACCTTCCGCCGGACACCAGGCCGCTGCCCTCGGTGACCCCCTATGACCAGTTGCTCCGACGCCGTCGCGAAAGCGGCGGTGACCACCGTGAGGGAGAAGCGCAATGACCACCCTGCCCCGCCAGCGAGGCTTGACCGAGCAGGCCGCCGACGCCGCCATCGACACCGCCTGCCGCATGCTGCGGCTTCCGTCGATCCGCAAGGAGTTCTCCGACATCGCCGAGCGGGCGCTCAAGGAGCAGATGAGCTACCGGGGCTTCCTCGCCGAACTGCTGATGGCCGAGTGCGACGACCGGGCCCGCCGCCGCTCGGAGCGGCGGATCAAGGCGGCTGGCTTCCCGAGGGAGAAGTCCCTTCGGACGTTCGACTTCGACGCCAACCCCAATATCGACGCGGCCACCGTCCACACCCTCGCCTCCTGCGAGTGGATCAAGAAGGGGCAGCCGCTCTGCCTGATCGGCGACTCCGGCACCGGCAAGTCCCACATGCTCATCGCCCTCGGCACGGAGGCCGCTATGAAGGGCTACCGGGTCCGCTACACGCTCGCCACGAAGCTGGTCAACGAGCTGGTCGAGGCCGCCGACGAGAAGCAGCTGAACAAGACCATCGCCCGCTACGGCCGCGTCGACCTGCTCTGCATCGACGAACTCGGCTACATGGAACTCGACCGGCACGGCGCCGAACTGCTCTTCCAGGTCCTGACCGAGCGCGAGGAGAAGAACAGCGTCGCCATCGCCTCCAACGAGTCCTTCGGCGGTGAAGTAGGCCGCCGACGAGGTGCCCCTGGCTGGGGTCCTTTTCCGACGGCCCCTTCCCGAACGGTACGGGCGCCTTTCAACGCATACCGCTCTCCAGTGACGTCATCTCCGAGTTGAGACCGTGGCCCGTCCTCTATGGATTTCCCAATGGCAGTCGTGACAGACCACAAGGGTCTTGCGTCGACGTTGCGCCATGAGCCTTACCCAGGGAGAAGGTTCGGGCCGACCAGGCCGGTTGAGATCTGCCATCTTACGGATGTGGTGGACTTGCAGACCATTCCGCGATCTGCACATCTCACACTGCCCCGCCAAGAGCCGGTGAATCAGCTCGTTGCTGCCGGTGTATCTCGTTGACGGTTTCCTGTCGACCAGGTCAGCAAAACGTTGCCGCTTCAGCGGGATTCCGCCAAAGCGGGCGACCAGTGGCTTCCTGCCGTCACTGCGCTTGACTATGACCTGCATGCACGTCCGTGGCCCGTCGGGCGTCTGGACGGTCGCCCTATGTCGGCGAGCCATCCTGGTGACGGTGGACTGATGCTTCCTGGCCAGAGTCTTGAGCATGGATGTCTCCATGACCCAGTGCAGTATGCCCAGACGTCCCACGTTTTGGGCCAGCAGGTAGTACTGGACGAGTCCCCGATATTCCGCTTGGTACTTCGCAACGATCGAGTAGTCCTGATCGTGTATCAGTGCCCCGCGAAACTTGGATTTCCCGCGCTTCATATACAACGCGCACCGATTCCGGATTACATCCCGTGGCACGTATAGGCCGATACAGCCATTGACCGCTCGACGCCCCCGAGTGATCTTCGTGTCGGCAAGCTGAGTCCTCAGTTCATAACCGAGGAAGCGCGCCGCCTGGCTGGCAGCGTGCGTGATCAAGGTTTTGGACTCGGAGAGTTCCAGCCTGAGTTCGTCATGCAGGAAATCCTTCATCCGTTTTTTGATCTCCATGGCTTCTCGCTTTGGCCCAGCGAATCCGAGCAGCCAGTCGTCGGCATAGCGGACATACCGCAGCCGCCGATAGTCCGGATCATCCGGGTCGGCACTGGGAAGGCG is a genomic window containing:
- the istB gene encoding IS21-like element helper ATPase IstB, producing MTTLPRQRGLTEQAADAAIDTACRMLRLPSIRKEFSDIAERALKEQMSYRGFLAELLMAECDDRARRRSERRIKAAGFPREKSLRTFDFDANPNIDAATVHTLASCEWIKKGQPLCLIGDSGTGKSHMLIALGTEAAMKGYRVRYTLATKLVNELVEAADEKQLNKTIARYGRVDLLCIDELGYMELDRHGAELLFQVLTEREEKNSVAIASNESFGGEVGRRRGAPGWGPFPTAPSRTVRAPFNAYRSPVTSSPS
- the istA gene encoding IS21 family transposase, with amino-acid sequence MSKVELYAAIRRDHRAGLAMRELERKYNVGWRTVRKALDSAWPEPRKPLPPRPSALDPYKAVIDGILRADLDAPRKQRHTVTRIFHRLVEEHGAEVSYPMVRRYVADRKPQIAVEAGKAPIEAFVPQTHPPGMEAEVDFGDVAVRLAGELVTCYLFSFRLSYSGKAVHRVFASAGQEAFFEGHVHALRTLGGVPRGRVRYDNLKAAVAQVLGLSRARVETDRWIAFRSHFGIESFYCRPGIDGAHEKGGVEGQIGYFRRNHFTPVPEVSSLAELNEMVEQWDLHDGRRRIGSRPRTIDEYFELERPLLLPLPEEPFETGRVFTPRVDRYSQITVRTNRYSVPVRLIGKRVRVVLHASHLVVYDQNVEVARHERLIAKAGCRLELDHYLEALIRKPGAFPGATALEQARSAGKFTPVHDAWWAQARKVHGERDGTRALIEVLLLGRHIPHEHLVAGLATALRAGALTADAVALEARKAAQAEDEPPATGPGPTPGNVTFLHEWRLAHLPPDTRPLPSVTPYDQLLRRRRESGGDHREGEAQ
- a CDS encoding reverse transcriptase/maturase family protein: MQSAATVLGVLRERGRQGLPLARLYRQLFNPQLFLMAYGRIYANKGAMTPGATGETVDGMSLEKIDTIIGKLRAETYRWTPVRRTYIPKKNGRKRPLGLPTWSDKLVAEVVRLLWEAYYDVQFSRHSHGFRPGRGCHTALNEVVEVWKGTHWFIEGDISDCFGSLDHGVMLAILGERIHDGRFLRLIRQMLKAGYLEDWRWNATLSGAPQGGVASPILSNIYLDRLDQFVEQRLMPDYNRGRLRRRNREYWRVEARIKRAGQRGDKAAVHALRQQLRRLPSADPDDPDYRRLRYVRYADDWLLGFAGPKREAMEIKKRMKDFLHDELRLELSESKTLITHAASQAARFLGYELRTQLADTKITRGRRAVNGCIGLYVPRDVIRNRCALYMKRGKSKFRGALIHDQDYSIVAKYQAEYRGLVQYYLLAQNVGRLGILHWVMETSMLKTLARKHQSTVTRMARRHRATVQTPDGPRTCMQVIVKRSDGRKPLVARFGGIPLKRQRFADLVDRKPSTRYTGSNELIHRLLAGQCEMCRSRNGLQVHHIRKMADLNRPGRPEPSPWVRLMAQRRRKTLVVCHDCHWEIHRGRATVSTRR